Proteins encoded together in one Bactrocera neohumeralis isolate Rockhampton chromosome 4, APGP_CSIRO_Bneo_wtdbg2-racon-allhic-juicebox.fasta_v2, whole genome shotgun sequence window:
- the LOC126757108 gene encoding protein late bloomer: MPLTMAFSRSCLQWTVIVFNTLSLIIGILLVVACIYELEKFTEGSAEHREKLVQLASVSLLVLSSFVGCLGAINGSVRILCCYVTMLIAMIASHIWKLYRYNENKQMAATGKMLTAAWMSELVKKGAMDTIQETYECCGVSSSLDYVNLNVKIPLTCYRSQSGLRSIYPYGEGCLVALKRAYMDIYRYERLGHSLLIGFEGIGILISLLLICKLLTKSRRYSY, from the exons ATGCCGTTAACAATGGCTTTTAGCAGATCTTGTCTGCAATGGACTGTGATCGTGTTCAACACGCTGAGTTTG ATTATTGGCATACTCTTAGTGGTTGCCTGCATATATGAATTGGAGAAATTCACAGAAGGATCAGCTGAGCATAGAGAGAAACTTGTACAGCTGGCTTCCGTCAGTTTATTGGTACTCTCCTCATTTGTCGGCTGTTTGGGCGCTATTAATGGATCCGTTAGGATACTCTGTTGT TACGTCACAATGCTAATAGCCATGATAGCTTCTCATATCTGGAAGTTATACCGTTACAATGAGAACAAACAAATGGCTGCAACAGGGAAAATGCTGACCGCAGCCTGGATGTCGGAGCTGGTTAAGAAAGGCGCTATGGATACCATACAGGAGACG tATGAATGTTGTGGCGTTTCGAGTAGTTTGGATTATGTGAATCTCAATGTGAAAATACCGCTCACTTGCTATCGTTCTCAGAGCGGCTTGCGCAGCATTTATCCATATGGGGAAGGCTGTTTGGTGGCGCTAAAGCGTGCTTATATGGATATTTATCGCTATGAGCGTTTGGGTCATTCGCTGCTTATTGGCTTTGAG GGTATCGGCATATTGATATCACTCTTGCTTATCTGCAAGTTGCTGACAAAGTCACGTAGATATAGTTACTAG
- the LOC126757089 gene encoding polypeptide N-acetylgalactosaminyltransferase 3 — MGLRFQQLKKLWLLYLFLLFFAFFMFALSINLYVASIQTNDQDKVHPKPQPRRRSLWHPKNIVAHYIGKGDIFGNMTEDDYNVNLFNPIAGEGAEGRPVVVPARESFRMQRFFRLNSFNILASDRIPLNRTLKDYRIKECRDKKYINNELPTASVIIVFHNEAWSVLLRTITSVINRSPRKLLKEIILVDDASERSYLKKQLEAYIKVLTVPTRLLRIQKRGGLVPARLLGAEHAKGDVLTFLDAHCECTRGWLEPLLQRVKESRNSVVAPVIDIISDDNFSYTKTFENHWGAFNWQLSFRWFGNKRSIAPANADPTQAIASPAMAGGLFAVDKRYFFDIGAYDKEMRIWGGENVEMSFRIWQCGGRIEICPCSHVGHVFRSTTPYTFPGGMSEVLGNNLARAAMTWMDDWQYFILLYTSGLSLETRERIDVTERLSLREKLKCKPFSWYLEHIWPEHFFPAPNRFFGKIIWLDGETECAQAYTTHMKNIPGRRLSREWPRIFEEIDNNAEQFMSLIDLDRDKCLRPLERDVPRTSVQSVTVGDCNVHSKSMDMYVITPKGQIMTNDNVCLTYSEPKLGVIQQLKSRNLTSNVQLTQCLDDPRQVWSYDMDTQHISHRESKLCLTLKAAKIPRTQKVEKIVVAINCDYKDITQKWGLIPLPWRV, encoded by the exons ATGGGTTTGAGATTTCAACAATTGAAGAAGCTATGGCTGCTCTACCTGTTTCTACTATTCTTTGCATTCTTCATGTTTGCGCTCAGTATCAATCTATATGTGGCCAGTATACAAACAAATGATCAGGATAAGGT CCATCCGAAACCGCAGCCGCGCCGCCGTTCGCTATGGCATCCGAAGAACATAGTGGCGCATTATATTGGCAAAGGCGATATTTTCGGCAATATGACTgaag ATGACTACAACGTAAATCTTTTCAATCCCATTGCTGGCGAGGGGGCGGAGGGCAGGCCGGTCGTGGTACCAGCGCGCGAAAGTTTCCGCATGCAGCGTTTTTTCAGACTgaatagttttaatattttggccAGTGACCGCATACCCTTGAATCGCACATTAAAAGATTACAGAATAAAGGA GTGTCGCGACAAGAAATATATCAACAACGAGCTGCCCACCGCATCGGTGATTATAGTTTTCCATAATGAGGCTTGGTCGGTACTGCTGCGCACCATAACGAGCGTTATCAACCGATCGCCGCGTAAATTACTCAAAGAAATCATACTAGTCGACGACGCTAGCGAACGCT CTTACTTGAAGAAGCAACTCGAGGCCTACATTAAAGTGCTCACCGTGCCAACGCGCTTGCTGCGCATACAGAAACGCGGCGGTTTGGTGCCAGCGCGTTTGCTCGGCGCCGAGCATGCCAAAGGTGATGTGTTGACCTTCTTGGATGCGCATTGCGAGTGTACACGCGGCTGGCTGGAGCCGCTGTTGCAGCGTGTGAAGGAGTCGCGCAACAGTGTGGTAGCGCCTGTGATTGATATAATTTCCGATGATAACTTCAGTTATACGAAAACTTTCGAGAACCACTGGGGTGCCTTCAATTGGCAGCTGAGTTTTCGCTGGTTCGGCAATAAGCGCAGCATAGCGCCGGCCAATGCTGATCCAACGCAGGCAATTGCATCACCGGCAATGGCTGGTGGACTCTTTGCAGTGGACAAACGGTACTTTTTTGATATTGGCGCGTACGATAAGGAGATGCGT ATCTGGGGTGGCGAAAACGTTGAAATGTCCTTTCGCATATGGCAGTGTGGCGGGCGTATTGAAATCTGTCCCTGTTCACATGTTGGCCACGTATTCCGCAGCACCACACCATACACCTTCCCGGGTGGCATGAGTGAAGTGCTGGGCAACAACTTGGCGCGTGCGGCCATGACTTGGATGGACGATTGGCAATATTTCATACTACTCTACACATCCGGTCTGTCGTTAGAGACACGTGAACGCATCGATGTCACTGAGCGCTTGTCACTGCGTGAGAAGCTCAAATGCAAACCATTTTCGTGGTATTTGGAGCATATCTGGCCGGAGCATTTCTTTCCCGCACCAAATCGCTTCTTTGGCAAAATAATCTGGCTAGATGGTGAGACCGAATGTGCGCAAGCGTACACGACGCACATGAAGAACATACCGGGGCGTCGTTTGTCACGCGAATGGCCACGCATATTCGAAGAGATCGACAATAATGCTGAGCAATTTATGTCGCTAATCGATTTGGATCGCGACAAGTGCTTGCGACCGCTGGAGAGAGATGTGCCGCGCACATCAGTGCAATCGGTCACAGTTGGCGACTGCAATGTACATAGCAAATCTATGGATATGTATGTCATAACGCCGAAGGGTCAGATAATGACCAATGACAATGTGTGTCTGACGTATAGTGAGCCGAAACTTGGCGTCATACAGCAGCTGAAGAGTCGCAATTTAACCAGCAATGTACAGCTGACCCAGTGCCTGGACGATCCGCGGCAGGTTTGGAGTTACGACATGGAT ACTCAGCACATTTCGCATCGCGAATCGAAGCTCTGCCTCACGCTGAAGGCAGCCAAAATTCCACGCACCCAAAAGGTGGAGAAAATCGTTGTTGCCATTAATTGTGATTACAAAGACATCACGCAGAAGTGGGGTCTCATACCACTGCCATGGAGAGTTTAA
- the LOC126757109 gene encoding 23 kDa integral membrane protein-like isoform X1 translates to MNFATPLIRHMYLCANTLCLIVGLIMVLLSALFMDSVQNLHLIYCILGLMAGLLTALTSLVGYRAIKPPKAALMWLYCALVTIIFVTQMYIVTHLEATSIITSTVEAVELLWERELVEEGPMADIESRFHCCGLHNSSDYTSINLPLPASCFYAENDAWVHYNDGCLEKVKFAAGRASNALSYAGYTLAVAQIFCIFFQLLALIFSFILTLIYHRTGDYETL, encoded by the exons ATGAATTTCGCAACACCTTTAATAAGGCACATGTACTTGTGCGCCAACACGCTTTGCCTA ATCGTCGGTTTGATTATGGTGTTACTGAGTGCGCTCTTCATGGACTCCGTACAGAATTTGCATTTGATTTATTGCATACTTGGCTTAATGGCGGGTCTCCTAACGGCTCTGACCTCTTTAGTTGGCTATCGGGCCATAAAGCCACCGAAGGCTGCCTTGATGTGGCTG taTTGTGCCTTGGTTACAATTATATTCGTCACTCAAATGTATATTGTAACACATCTCGAAGCCACGAGCATAATCACGAGCACAGTGGAAGCCGTAGAGTTACTGTGGGAAAGGGAATTGGTGGAAGAAGGTCCAATGGCTGATATCGAAAGTCGG TTTCATTGCTGCGGTCTGCACAATTCTAGTGACTACACATCCATAAATTTGCCACTGCCTGCTAGTTGCTTTTATGCCGAGAATGACGCCTGGGTCCATTATAATGATGGCTGTTTGGAGAAGGTGAAATTTGCCGCTGGGAGAGCGAGCAATGCGTTATCTTACGCTGGCTATACACTGGCTGTGGCGCAG atattttgcatttttttccaGCTGCTGGCTTTGATATTCTCATTCATACTGACTTTAATTTACCATCGAACTGGAGATTATGAAACCTTATAG
- the LOC126757109 gene encoding uncharacterized protein LOC126757109 isoform X2 translates to MNFATPLIRHMYLCANTLCLIVGLIMVLLSALFMDSVQNLHLIYCILGLMAGLLTALTSLVGYRAIKPPKAALMWLYCALVTIIFVTQMYIVTHLEATSIITSTVEAVELLWERELVEEGPMADIESRFHCCGLHNSSDYTSINLPLPASCFYAENDAWVHYNDGCLEKVKFAAGRASNALSYAGYTLAVAQLLALIFSFILTLIYHRTGDYETL, encoded by the exons ATGAATTTCGCAACACCTTTAATAAGGCACATGTACTTGTGCGCCAACACGCTTTGCCTA ATCGTCGGTTTGATTATGGTGTTACTGAGTGCGCTCTTCATGGACTCCGTACAGAATTTGCATTTGATTTATTGCATACTTGGCTTAATGGCGGGTCTCCTAACGGCTCTGACCTCTTTAGTTGGCTATCGGGCCATAAAGCCACCGAAGGCTGCCTTGATGTGGCTG taTTGTGCCTTGGTTACAATTATATTCGTCACTCAAATGTATATTGTAACACATCTCGAAGCCACGAGCATAATCACGAGCACAGTGGAAGCCGTAGAGTTACTGTGGGAAAGGGAATTGGTGGAAGAAGGTCCAATGGCTGATATCGAAAGTCGG TTTCATTGCTGCGGTCTGCACAATTCTAGTGACTACACATCCATAAATTTGCCACTGCCTGCTAGTTGCTTTTATGCCGAGAATGACGCCTGGGTCCATTATAATGATGGCTGTTTGGAGAAGGTGAAATTTGCCGCTGGGAGAGCGAGCAATGCGTTATCTTACGCTGGCTATACACTGGCTGTGGCGCAG CTGCTGGCTTTGATATTCTCATTCATACTGACTTTAATTTACCATCGAACTGGAGATTATGAAACCTTATAG
- the LOC126757106 gene encoding protein late bloomer: MSVIFAAVKCFVFAFNFFSLLLGICIVCLNIFGLEFAVPNTDEHTYCIVGIILGSFVCMATLFGCYGVICESLGVNVIYSFFMLMLLCTQLLQMQTYKHQKFFINALDLLEDAWDDVDVDPNGMQSVEINYHCCGLYNSNDYKYRRMETPASCYRYQNVTLESNLFSRGCVEALETSYHKTMERENIFNWSLLICECAVFLYSCVLSILLFKRTQSTVHTAEDGHLPPQPVQRINHCNSRTHLLSN, translated from the exons atgagtgtGATTTTTGCGGCAGTCAAGTGTTTCGTCTTCGCTTTCAATTTCTTTAGTTTG TTACTGGGcatttgtattgtttgtttgaatattttcgGTTTGGAGTTTGCCGTGCCAAATACCGATGAGCACACATACTGCATAGTTGGTATCATATTGGGCTCATTCGTATGCATGGCCACATTATTCGGCTGTTATGGCGTCATCTGCGAGTCGTTGGGCGTCAATGTGATT TACTCGTTCTTTATGCTGATGTTGTTGTGCACGCAGTTGTTGCAAATGCAGACGTATAAACATCAGAAATTCTTCATAAATGCGCTGGATCTATTGGAGGATGCCTGGGATGATGTGGATGTGGATCCGAATGGAATGCAGTCGGTAGAGATAAAT TATCACTGCTGTGGTCTCTACAATTCCAATGACTACAAGTACAGACGTATGGAGACGCCCGCGAGTTGTTATCGCTACCAAAATGTCACGCTTGAATCGAATTTATTTTCGCGCGGCTGTGTGGAAGCACTGGAAACGTCATATCACAAGACCATGGagcgtgaaaatattttcaactggTCATTATTAATCTGTGAA TGCGCAGTCTTCCTCTACTCGTGCGTACTCAGTATTTTGCTTTTCAAGCGCACTCAGTCAACAGTTCACACAGCTGAGGATGGTCATCTGCCACCGCAGCCGGTGCAACGCATCAATCATTGCAATTCTCGAACTCACCTGTTGTCTAACTAA